From a single Labrus bergylta chromosome 14, fLabBer1.1, whole genome shotgun sequence genomic region:
- the znhit3 gene encoding zinc finger HIT domain-containing protein 3, protein MQICSVCSEQTPKYKCPSCRIRYCSLGCYKRHTDTCAPVEQPAPPHHEAERTSNTEQWTVEDLLHEGDIVDKVPLQRLQLLGQSKELRDLLCNPHLRRLLRSVDAADNKSDAMKAAMQEPLFVEFSDQCLRIVDDKAERSPFSKAADS, encoded by the exons ATGCAGATCTGCAGCGTTTGCAGCGAACAGACCCCGAAATACAAATGTCCATCCTGTCGCATCAGATA TTGTTCTCTTGGCTGTTACAAGAGGCATACAG ACACCTGTGCACCTGTAGAGCAGCCTGCACCTCCTCATCATGAAGCTGAGAGGACCTCAAACACCG AGCAGTGGACCGTCGAGGATCTTCTGCATGAAGGGGACATCGTTGACAAAGTTCCTCTGCAGAGACTCCAGCTGCTCG GTCAGTCGAAGGAGCTCAGGGATCTTCTTTGTAACCCTCATCTGAGACGCTTGTTACGCTCCGTTGATGCTGCAGACAACAAATCAGACGCCATGAAGGCCGCCATGCAGGAGCCGCTGTTTGTTGAATTCTCTGATCAGTGTTTGAGAATCGTGGACGACAAAGCGGAGCGCTCACCCTTCAGTAAAGCTGCTGATTCATAG